A region of the Curvibacter sp. AEP1-3 genome:
TGGGTATCCGCATCAACATGATCGCAGATGTAACCCCCGTGCCGCACAACGGTTGCCGCCCTCAAAAGCGCCGCCGTATTTAATTTAAACCAAGCCCACCGCCACCAACTTTTGTTGGTGGCTCGCGCGTTTCTACGCGTCAGATGACATAAAAGGAAGATCAAGTGGCACGTTACCTAGGCCCCAAGGCCAAACTTTCCCGCCGCGAAGGCACCGACCTGTTTTTGAAGAGCGCACGCCGCTCTATCGCTGACAAGGCAAAATTTGACTCCAAGCCAGGCCAGCACGGCCGCACCTCTGGTGCCCGTACGTCTGACTACGGTCTGCAATTGCGTGAAAAGCAAAAAGTAAAGCGCATGTACGGTGTGTTGGAGCGCCAGTTCCGTCGCTATTTTGCTGAAGCTGATCGTCGTCGTGGTAATACCGGCGCTAACTTGATGGTTCTGTTGGAATCCCGTCTGGACAACGTTGTGTATCGCATGGGTTTTGGCTCCACACGTGCAGAAGCCCGTCAGTTGGTTTCTCACAAAGCGATCACTGTCAACGGCAACCCCGTGAACATTCCTTCCTATATGGTGAAGGCCGGTGACGTTATCGCTGTTCGCGAGAAGTCCAAGAAACAGAATCGTATTGTTGAAGCCCTGCAAT
Encoded here:
- the rpsD gene encoding 30S ribosomal protein S4 is translated as MARYLGPKAKLSRREGTDLFLKSARRSIADKAKFDSKPGQHGRTSGARTSDYGLQLREKQKVKRMYGVLERQFRRYFAEADRRRGNTGANLMVLLESRLDNVVYRMGFGSTRAEARQLVSHKAITVNGNPVNIPSYMVKAGDVIAVREKSKKQNRIVEALQLAQQVGLPAWVEVSVEKAEGTFKTVPDRDQFGADINESLIVELYSR